In Nostoc sphaeroides, the genomic window CAATAAAGCTATTGGGACGGGTACAATAATTATTAAAAGACACCCCAATGTCAGCCAAGGTTGTTGAGCATTACGAAAGATGGCTAGTAAGCTCAATAATTCTAAAACGCTAAAACTCATTAATATCGAAATGGTTTCGTAAAATGTGGGAATAATTGGTACAGGATGCAGCCGACGATAGCGATCTACTAGCCAAAATAGTAAGCCGAAATAAGCGATCGCAACTCCTCCCACGCCAAAAACTAACCAAAAATTTGTACCGTAGCCACTCAACAACAGCAGTACACTCAATCCCAACCAACTCCAAGCTTGCAGTAACCACCCAATGATCGAAAGGGGTTCACCAACAATTAAGCGTTTACTCAGTTGTGTGTATTTTTCTAAATCGATGTCTGCTAAAGTCAGTAACTCACTGCTATTGCGAAACGATTTTATCAGACGACGCTGGGCGATCGCTTCGGCTTGAGTTGCAGAAAAACCCAGGTTAATCAAACTTGCAACACTTGCACTATTAATATTTGTAGCCGTCAAACGGCGACCCATTTCTACTAATCGCAGTTGTTGTTTTGTGTATTCCAGTTCATTAGCATCGGCAACTTGTTGTTGCTGACGAAAATTTTGCCCCAAATTCCGCAAGATGTTTTGATTACCTTGCAATGTCGGGATGCAAAACATCTTACCAATCTGACCAGGATTACCTAAAATTTTTGCTTGATTAGAGTTAAAAGTTAAACCGGGTACGCTTAAACAAGCTTCTTTAGAAAATCTCGCATCACTAAAATCTGCTTGGTTGAGAATGCTTGCACCTTGCAAATTTACCGATTTATTAAACTCCACTTCTCTAAATATGACAGCTTGCTCAAAAGTTGCTTCTGTTAAAAGGAGGAACTGATTAAAATTTGCTTTAGTAAACTGCGCTTGATTGGCAAAACGGACATCAGAAAAATCAGCATTTTCTTGCCACTGCCCACTATTAAATTTAGCCAATTGCTTAAAATTTGCTTGGTTGAAGTTGGCGACCTTTTCAAAGATGCTGCCTTGAAAATCAGCAGTTTCTTGAAATTGAGTTTGTTTAAAATTAGCTTTTTCAAAAAAAATACTGCCCTGAAAATTGCTTGGTTGTTTGAATTTAGCACCGCTAAAGCTGACGGGACGAGCAAATCGGGTTTCAGTCCAATTAGTGGATTGGAGAAAAGTTGCACCTTGGGCATCCACAGACTGAAGAAAAAATGTATTAGAGAACTTCATTTCGCCATTGAAACGAGTTTGCACTAGTGTTAAGACACCACGAAAGACCGCGATTTCACTGGATGGAGTTGACTTGGTTCCCAAAAGCGATCGGCAATCTTTGGAGTTCGTGAGTGACTCTAGACAAACTAAGCGCAAAAGTTCTAGTTCTTTTTGTTCGGGGACGCTGAAAATCGAAGCGATCGCTTGGGCGTATAAGGGGGTTCTTAAACCTAAATCGCTGCCCACAAAATCCCCTAAAATTAGGGTATAGCTGAGGTCTAAACCCAGAGGTTTTGTATTTAGTCCTTTTCGCATCAGTTGGTAAAAAGCATCACGAAAGCTAGCGTTTTCTGGGCGCAAATCAATCACCATCTTTTGCAAATCTACCGTCAAATTGCCTTCGCGGAGTGTGGGTGTGCGTAGACGTTCTTGTAATAATTCTAGGGTTAAGGGTGTGCGTTCTGGTTGCGTTTGTGCTGCTGAAGTTGGTAGGGGGAGGAAGAGGAGAGTTAAAAAAACGCAAAGGAACGCTAAGGAAAGCGCAGAGGAGCGCAGAGAAACCCCTCTGTGTACCTTTGCGTTTAAGCTCTGCGTACCTATGCGTTTAAAAAATAAATTATGCAAATTGTTCGATCAATCGTCGCTAATGAGTAGAACAATTTTACCTGTCACAGAACCGCTTTCAATTAGTTGGTGTGCCTTGGCTGCTTCTTTTAAAGGAAATTTGTGGCTAACATGAATTTTTAATTTGTTTTCATCGATCCAGGTGGCACATTGTTCGAGAATTTCTGCTTGGTGTTGGAGGCTTTGTTCTAATCCTAGCAACGCTGGTGTGAGCATCAATTCTAAACCAATGCGGAGATTGCGTTGTCTAGCAGTTTTCCAAACAGTATTGGCATCTGGTTCGAGAATCGTCACAATATCACCATATACTCGCACTGCGGGGAAAGTTTTGTGAAAGGTTTCGCCGCCTACGGTATCAAAAGCCAAGTCTACGCCTTCGCCGTTTGTCCAATCTAATGCTGCTTGTACAAAGTCTGTTTGTTTGTAAAAAATTACATGATCTGCACCTAGTTGTTTGACAAAATCAGCTTTTTCTTCAGAACCCACTGTGGTGGAAACAGTAGCACCTTTGAGTTTCGCCAATTGAATTGCTACATGCCCGACACCACCAGCACCCGCATGAATCAAAACTCTTTCCCCAGGTTCCAATCGTCCCCGTTCGTATAAAGCTTCCCAGGCGGTGATTAAGACTAAAGGCGCTGCTGCTGCTTCGGCAAAGGAGATAGACGCGGGTTTACGTGCTACAAATAGCTCATCCACAACGGTATATTCAGCATAATTACCTTGGTGTGCGCCCAAGCCACCGTAGCAAAAATATACCTCATCGCCTGGGCGAAAACGCTGAACACTAGCACCCACCGCTTCGACTATACCAGCACCATCACATCCTAAAATTGTCGGCGTGCGATCGGGGTAGAAACTGCCTCGGCTACGAAGTTTAGTGTCAATGGGGTTAATGCCAGCCGCCACCAAACGCACTAAAAGTTCAGTATTCCCTGAAACAGCAGGGTTTGGCACTTCTTGTATTTGCAGAACTTCGGGACTGCCAGCTGTTGTCATCAAGACTGCTTTCACAACTCTTTCCTCCTGGCTTTAGATGCACGTTTATTTGCAACTTTAGCGCAAGAGGGTGGACACAAAGTTATGTCTGAGGGAAAACTGCGATGTCTGGCGACAAAGCGCAAGAGCCACAATTTCATAAAGGTAGATATGGAAAAAGTCAACTATTTATCGATAATCTGAAATAAAACTAAATATTCCGAAACATAGCTATAATAAAAGATATACAGCGACAACGCTACTCGTTGCGAGGCAAGCCAATATGGATGCCAATCAAGTTTTAAGCCGATATGCCCAGGCAGATACGAATCAGCCTCAGGACGAATCTAAGAGGTTGTTTGAAAAGTGGGGAACGTTGTAAAAAAGCTCTCTCAGTATACGCTGTGAATAGATAATAAACAGCACGGAGAGAGTGGTATGAGTAAAGCATACAAGAGCAACCTGAGTTTAGAGCAATATAAATTGATTGGTTTTGATGCAGGTAAAAAGACCAAAGGACGTAAAGGATTTATGACCGTCGATACCTTGGGATTAGTGTTGAGGGTTTTAGTCACCGCAGCCAATGTGGGTGAACGAGAAGGAGGAAAACAAGTTCTCAAACGGGTCAAACAGTCCCATCAAAAGATATCTCTTTTGACACAGAAGATTGCAGATTGTAGAGGAAAGAAAAGCAGATTGAATTCGGTACAAGCCCCGCCCCTGGTGGGCGGAATAAATCTGAAATCTACAATCTCCTATCATAATGCTGCATAGAAAGGTGGGTGCAGTCAATCTCCAATCTACAATCGGCAATCTCCAATTGGTTGACTGAAAACTCGTGAACCGTCAACGGTCAACAGTGAACAATAGCAATGGAATATTTTTTTACTTGGAAGTCCCTTATCTTGCAATGATACGCATTATGGTGAGGCGATTGGCATAATTTTTAACCCTGAAAAACTTTTCAAACATCCTCTAACACTTCTGTGAGTGAAGTTGACAAAAATATTAACTTTGCACGAGTGTGTAGAATAAAAGATGAGCTTATTATATTTACTACAGCTATCCACATATGTGTATAGCTGCGATCGCTATTGAAAAGGCATCAAAATCTCTGAGAATTAGCGATCGCACAAATGCTTTAATTCTTGAAGGAAGAAGTGTTTGCACACATGTGCAATTATGAAAAAAAACTTAATATACATTTTGCATACGTGTGCAAAAATAAGTTCAATACAGGTTTAGGCATATTTGAGTAAACTCCGAAAATCAGACAAAAGGATTTTTATACATGGTAATAGTCCATATCTTTCTACCCCTAAAAGATAGATTTAAAAACAAATATTTTCCATCTAAAGGATTAACTTTTTTCAACTAGGCTTGAGTTAAATATATTAAGTTTATTAAAGTATACTTTGGCTGAAAATTAATTAATTCTCGCCAATTCTCTAATGGCAAAACCTGAAACTCCATAGAGATAGAATAGTTTTTTGACTTTGTAAAGTTCGATAA contains:
- a CDS encoding pentapeptide repeat-containing protein; this translates as MHNLFFKRIGTQSLNAKVHRGVSLRSSALSLAFLCVFLTLLFLPLPTSAAQTQPERTPLTLELLQERLRTPTLREGNLTVDLQKMVIDLRPENASFRDAFYQLMRKGLNTKPLGLDLSYTLILGDFVGSDLGLRTPLYAQAIASIFSVPEQKELELLRLVCLESLTNSKDCRSLLGTKSTPSSEIAVFRGVLTLVQTRFNGEMKFSNTFFLQSVDAQGATFLQSTNWTETRFARPVSFSGAKFKQPSNFQGSIFFEKANFKQTQFQETADFQGSIFEKVANFNQANFKQLAKFNSGQWQENADFSDVRFANQAQFTKANFNQFLLLTEATFEQAVIFREVEFNKSVNLQGASILNQADFSDARFSKEACLSVPGLTFNSNQAKILGNPGQIGKMFCIPTLQGNQNILRNLGQNFRQQQQVADANELEYTKQQLRLVEMGRRLTATNINSASVASLINLGFSATQAEAIAQRRLIKSFRNSSELLTLADIDLEKYTQLSKRLIVGEPLSIIGWLLQAWSWLGLSVLLLLSGYGTNFWLVFGVGGVAIAYFGLLFWLVDRYRRLHPVPIIPTFYETISILMSFSVLELLSLLAIFRNAQQPWLTLGCLLIIIVPVPIALLIRLYQQGRYHDLMDVSYFTEDGTFRQLRLLIGRLPVIPRNQTFRERYMPLLCDRRWNWLNYYDFSLNNLVKLGFNDIRLRDEHLPGIISALAWYQWSLGLIYITLVLWTLSRTIPGLNLLIYLK
- a CDS encoding zinc-dependent alcohol dehydrogenase family protein; the encoded protein is MKAVLMTTAGSPEVLQIQEVPNPAVSGNTELLVRLVAAGINPIDTKLRSRGSFYPDRTPTILGCDGAGIVEAVGASVQRFRPGDEVYFCYGGLGAHQGNYAEYTVVDELFVARKPASISFAEAAAAPLVLITAWEALYERGRLEPGERVLIHAGAGGVGHVAIQLAKLKGATVSTTVGSEEKADFVKQLGADHVIFYKQTDFVQAALDWTNGEGVDLAFDTVGGETFHKTFPAVRVYGDIVTILEPDANTVWKTARQRNLRIGLELMLTPALLGLEQSLQHQAEILEQCATWIDENKLKIHVSHKFPLKEAAKAHQLIESGSVTGKIVLLISDD